One region of Oceanidesulfovibrio indonesiensis genomic DNA includes:
- a CDS encoding aldehyde ferredoxin oxidoreductase family protein, which translates to MDKILRIDVGAPGGPKATVEPLGDYAGLGGRAMTSLVVAKEVPADCHPLGPENKLVISPGIASGSAASSSGRLSIGCKSPLTGTIKESNAGGQPSMYIARLGYAAIIIEGEHDRNAGFHKIVISESGVAIEKADDLAGLRNYATAEKIKEKHGDKVALISIGTAGEMRMASASIACTDPEFRPTRHAGRGGVGAVMGSKGIKCIVVDPGGAKMRQPANPDAFKEANRKFVEGLRGHAVTGQGLPTYGTNVLTNILCEAGGYPTYNFKEGQFKGAEKISGETLADTEKVRGGNPTHGCHRGCAIQCSGVFVDKDGNYVTKQPEYETVWAHGGNCGIDDLDTIAKLDFMDDDIGVDTIEMGVTIGVAMDAGVIPFGDAEGALKLVEEVGQGTPLGRILGAGAAVTAKCFGLERAPVVKSQAMPAYDPRAVKGVGVTYATTTQGADHTAGYAVATNILKVGGDVDPLSATGQAELSRNLQIATAALDATGFCLFVAFAILDQPETFQAMIDTLNALNGTSMTADDVVALGQQVLKAEREFNEKAGFTKAHDRLPRYFSREKLPPHNVVFDVPDEELDSVFNF; encoded by the coding sequence ATGGACAAGATTCTTCGCATAGACGTCGGTGCGCCAGGTGGACCGAAAGCCACCGTGGAGCCTCTCGGCGATTACGCCGGACTCGGCGGCCGCGCCATGACCAGCCTGGTGGTCGCCAAGGAAGTCCCGGCAGACTGCCACCCCCTGGGCCCTGAAAACAAGCTCGTCATCTCACCCGGCATCGCGTCCGGTTCTGCGGCGTCGTCGTCCGGCCGGCTTTCCATAGGCTGCAAAAGCCCCCTCACCGGCACCATCAAGGAATCCAACGCCGGCGGCCAGCCATCCATGTACATCGCCCGCCTTGGCTACGCCGCGATCATCATCGAGGGTGAGCACGACAGAAACGCCGGATTCCATAAGATTGTCATCTCGGAGAGCGGCGTCGCTATCGAGAAGGCCGACGACCTCGCCGGGCTGCGCAACTACGCCACGGCCGAAAAGATCAAGGAAAAGCACGGCGACAAGGTTGCGCTCATCTCCATCGGCACCGCCGGCGAGATGCGCATGGCCTCTGCGTCCATCGCCTGCACAGATCCCGAGTTCCGCCCCACCCGCCACGCGGGCCGCGGCGGCGTCGGCGCTGTGATGGGCTCCAAGGGCATCAAATGCATCGTCGTTGATCCCGGCGGCGCCAAAATGCGCCAGCCCGCCAACCCCGACGCGTTCAAAGAAGCCAACCGCAAGTTCGTGGAAGGTCTGCGCGGCCACGCCGTGACCGGCCAGGGCCTGCCCACCTACGGCACCAACGTGCTCACCAACATCCTCTGCGAAGCAGGCGGCTACCCCACGTACAACTTCAAGGAAGGCCAGTTCAAGGGTGCGGAGAAAATCTCCGGCGAGACCCTGGCCGACACCGAGAAGGTGCGCGGCGGCAATCCCACCCACGGCTGCCACCGCGGCTGCGCCATCCAGTGCTCCGGCGTGTTCGTGGACAAGGACGGCAACTACGTCACCAAGCAGCCCGAGTACGAGACCGTCTGGGCGCACGGCGGCAACTGCGGCATCGACGACCTGGACACCATCGCCAAGCTCGACTTCATGGATGACGACATCGGTGTGGACACCATCGAGATGGGCGTGACCATCGGCGTGGCCATGGATGCCGGCGTCATTCCCTTCGGCGATGCCGAAGGCGCGCTGAAGCTGGTGGAAGAAGTGGGCCAGGGCACTCCCCTGGGCCGCATCCTGGGCGCCGGCGCCGCCGTCACGGCCAAGTGCTTCGGGCTGGAGCGCGCGCCCGTGGTCAAGAGCCAGGCCATGCCTGCTTACGATCCCCGCGCGGTCAAGGGTGTGGGCGTAACCTACGCCACAACCACACAGGGCGCGGACCACACCGCCGGCTACGCCGTGGCGACCAACATCCTCAAGGTCGGCGGCGACGTCGATCCCCTGAGCGCCACCGGCCAGGCCGAGCTCTCCCGGAACCTGCAGATCGCCACTGCCGCGCTGGACGCCACCGGCTTTTGCCTGTTCGTGGCCTTCGCCATCCTCGATCAGCCCGAGACATTCCAGGCCATGATCGACACGCTGAACGCCCTGAACGGCACGAGCATGACGGCCGACGACGTCGTCGCTCTGGGCCAGCAGGTGCTCAAGGCAGAGCGCGAGTTCAACGAGAAGGCCGGCTTCACCAAGGCGCACGATCGCCTGCCGCGCTACTTCTCCCGCGAGAAGCTGCCGCCGCACAATGTGGTCTTCGACGTGCCTGACGAGGAGTTGGACTCGGTCTTCAACTTCTAA
- a CDS encoding MoaD/ThiS family protein, with the protein MALTIKCFATLSSYQPEDNENYPYIEGDTVTSIMNRLGLPQDEVHIIFINGRHVASDAPVSDGDRLGFFPAVGGG; encoded by the coding sequence ATGGCGCTGACTATCAAATGCTTTGCCACGTTGTCTTCCTACCAGCCGGAGGACAACGAGAACTATCCGTACATCGAGGGAGATACCGTGACCTCGATCATGAATCGGCTCGGTCTGCCGCAGGACGAGGTCCACATCATATTCATCAACGGTCGGCACGTGGCCTCCGACGCTCCGGTTTCCGATGGCGACAGGCTCGGCTTCTTTCCGGCTGTGGGCGGCGGCTAG
- a CDS encoding HesA/MoeB/ThiF family protein: MAGTSPETLAREALGRFAGGSAPLNPLDEHAVASMSGLSLLDVERTAVRMGILPERYRRNTNTINLADQAVLLDSRVAMVGLGGLGGYVLESLARIGVGRIRAAEGDVFEASNLNRQLLSEERWLGVSKAAPAKERIPRINPAVELETVEAFLNAETVGPFLDGVDLVMDCLGGLDFRAPLQHAAAEAGIPMVTAAVAGWCGYVGAVAPGAPGPADLLPRSGGVEDEIGTPPPTVMLAASLQARECVRILLGGVAEQSVLLFDLADSTFETIRF, encoded by the coding sequence ATGGCCGGCACGTCGCCGGAAACGCTGGCGCGTGAAGCCCTTGGGCGCTTCGCCGGCGGCAGTGCCCCGCTGAATCCGCTGGACGAGCACGCCGTGGCTTCCATGTCCGGCCTTTCCCTGTTGGATGTGGAGCGCACCGCCGTGCGCATGGGCATCCTTCCCGAGCGCTACCGCCGGAACACGAACACCATCAACCTGGCGGACCAGGCCGTGCTGCTGGATTCCCGCGTCGCCATGGTCGGTCTGGGCGGCCTGGGCGGCTACGTGCTGGAGAGCCTTGCTCGAATCGGCGTGGGCCGCATACGCGCAGCCGAGGGCGATGTCTTCGAAGCATCCAACCTGAACCGCCAACTCCTTTCCGAAGAGCGCTGGCTCGGCGTGTCCAAGGCAGCGCCGGCAAAAGAGCGCATTCCGCGCATCAACCCGGCGGTGGAGCTGGAAACAGTCGAGGCGTTTCTGAATGCAGAGACTGTCGGCCCGTTTCTGGACGGCGTGGACCTGGTGATGGACTGCCTGGGCGGACTCGATTTTCGCGCACCGCTGCAACATGCCGCCGCCGAGGCCGGCATCCCGATGGTCACGGCCGCTGTTGCCGGTTGGTGCGGCTACGTGGGGGCGGTGGCACCGGGCGCTCCCGGACCGGCGGACCTGCTGCCCCGGAGCGGCGGAGTGGAAGACGAGATCGGCACGCCGCCTCCCACGGTGATGCTCGCCGCCTCGCTGCAGGCTCGCGAATGCGTGCGCATCCTCCTGGGGGGCGTCGCGGAGCAGTCCGTTCTGCTGTTCGATCTGGCCGACTCGACCTTCGAGACCATCCGCTTCTGA
- a CDS encoding GAF domain-containing protein, with protein sequence MSEKRKATTSRKELEDRIRTLEEQARLTLDILEMASSLGDFQPSINKLHEPDQILAETGKRIARFVSFHATAFYLVDEQSNDFILRMCEPSVHQEVIRREVTHLIDSGIFAMAIRENRPITVYSQDGNHRLVLHVLATSSRVRGMFVGLTTRAERSISSTLLALLSIVLKNCANAIESFELYQFFYKNRGN encoded by the coding sequence ATGTCTGAAAAAAGAAAAGCCACGACGAGCCGCAAGGAGCTTGAAGATCGTATCAGGACTCTTGAGGAGCAGGCACGGCTCACTCTGGACATCCTGGAGATGGCGTCGTCTCTCGGGGATTTTCAGCCATCCATCAACAAGCTTCATGAGCCGGACCAGATACTTGCGGAGACCGGCAAGCGCATCGCCCGGTTCGTCAGTTTCCACGCCACGGCCTTCTACCTGGTGGACGAGCAGTCCAACGACTTCATCCTGCGCATGTGCGAGCCGAGCGTCCATCAGGAAGTGATACGCCGGGAGGTCACGCACCTCATCGATTCCGGCATATTCGCCATGGCCATCCGCGAAAACCGACCTATCACTGTCTATTCCCAGGACGGCAACCATCGCCTCGTGCTCCACGTGCTCGCCACCAGCTCCCGCGTACGGGGGATGTTTGTGGGTCTGACAACCCGAGCCGAGCGCAGCATATCCTCTACGCTTCTTGCACTGCTTTCCATCGTGCTCAAGAACTGCGCAAACGCCATCGAGAGCTTCGAGCTCTACCAGTTCTTCTACAAGAACCGCGGCAACTGA
- a CDS encoding HDOD domain-containing protein — MGIVSIAALRPGMELASDILDSNGRKIISEGTIMSDKHLRILKIWGVTEADVKGVDQEEENQKDLSQIDPQLVEATREYLLARFVYDDVTLRPVKEMLSFLLLRKARELESRGYTAEEVKIIKPPPPPGELIPLPVKPLNLTVAELMRDDVKLGSLPMVFHKLVDVVNDSRSSATDVAEIISNDMDLAARVLKVVNSPFYGLSVPIDSVSRAVAILGSNQLVSLAMGISVVTHFRGISSQHISMEGFWKHSIAVGIGARLLGSYHKTPNTERFFVAGLLHDVGRLMMYKHLPGPMHDALDRADQSCCLLLDAEKEILGFSHPELGAALLKEWRLPVSLERNVAGHHDIDKAANQQEAAIMLTADWLAHGMELGTSGERYMPRYPAAAWDVLDIPLSCLSETAKQMQYQVEQVLRFFLSDV; from the coding sequence ATGGGTATAGTCAGCATCGCAGCCCTTCGACCCGGCATGGAGTTGGCCTCCGACATCCTGGACTCCAATGGCCGCAAGATCATCTCCGAAGGAACGATCATGTCGGACAAGCATCTGCGGATACTCAAGATATGGGGTGTCACAGAAGCGGATGTGAAAGGCGTGGATCAGGAAGAAGAAAATCAGAAAGATCTTTCGCAGATCGATCCGCAACTGGTGGAGGCTACGCGGGAGTATCTGCTCGCACGGTTCGTCTACGATGACGTTACGTTGCGGCCCGTAAAGGAGATGCTCAGCTTCCTGCTGCTGCGCAAGGCTCGCGAGCTGGAGTCCCGCGGTTACACGGCCGAGGAAGTGAAGATCATCAAACCGCCTCCGCCTCCAGGGGAACTGATACCCCTGCCAGTCAAACCGCTCAATCTCACAGTCGCGGAGCTGATGCGCGATGACGTGAAGCTGGGCTCGCTCCCAATGGTATTTCACAAGCTCGTGGACGTGGTGAACGATTCCCGCAGTTCTGCAACGGACGTGGCGGAAATCATATCGAACGACATGGACCTTGCCGCCCGTGTGCTCAAGGTGGTCAACAGCCCGTTCTACGGCCTCTCCGTTCCCATAGATTCTGTCTCCCGCGCTGTGGCCATCCTGGGCTCCAACCAGCTTGTGTCGTTGGCCATGGGCATTTCCGTGGTTACGCATTTCCGCGGCATTTCCAGCCAGCACATCAGCATGGAAGGCTTCTGGAAGCACAGCATCGCCGTGGGCATTGGCGCCCGGCTGCTGGGGAGCTACCACAAGACGCCAAATACCGAACGCTTCTTCGTTGCCGGATTGTTACATGACGTCGGCCGATTGATGATGTACAAGCACCTTCCGGGCCCCATGCACGATGCTCTGGACCGGGCGGACCAATCCTGCTGTCTGCTGCTGGATGCGGAGAAAGAGATTCTCGGCTTCAGCCACCCGGAACTGGGCGCCGCGTTGCTCAAGGAATGGCGCCTGCCTGTATCCCTGGAACGCAACGTCGCCGGCCACCACGACATAGACAAGGCAGCCAACCAGCAGGAAGCCGCCATCATGCTCACCGCGGATTGGCTGGCCCACGGCATGGAGCTTGGCACCAGCGGCGAGCGCTACATGCCCAGATATCCGGCCGCCGCCTGGGACGTGTTGGACATTCCGCTGTCCTGCCTCTCAGAAACTGCAAAGCAGATGCAGTATCAGGTGGAGCAGGTATTGAGGTTCTTTTTGAGCGATGTCTGA
- a CDS encoding 3'-5' exonuclease yields MVRNPLSITERIRGAVAGLISGPPAAPLLAKNHAYFQQLDQSKPLEEYEFAVVDTELTGLDARNDEIVSIGGVRIRDMELDPSDTFEAIVRPLGDMPKTATLVHRITPQQVKDRPGLEDVLPQFVEWLGTSFMVGHHVGLDMRFLNRACRKVLGAELKNPGVDTMRLAQVYEAELWESYYDRYTLNISYNLTDLTERYGLPAFGSHDALQDAFQTAYLFLFLVRKLKQGGIHTLHDLYLAGRSWRWYL; encoded by the coding sequence ATGGTCCGCAATCCGCTTTCAATCACAGAGCGCATCCGAGGCGCCGTGGCCGGCCTCATCTCCGGGCCGCCCGCCGCTCCGCTGCTGGCGAAAAACCACGCCTATTTCCAGCAACTCGACCAGAGCAAACCGCTGGAGGAGTATGAGTTCGCCGTGGTAGACACGGAGCTTACCGGACTGGACGCCAGAAACGACGAAATCGTCTCCATCGGCGGCGTGCGCATTCGCGATATGGAACTGGATCCGTCCGACACCTTCGAAGCAATCGTGCGGCCGCTGGGCGATATGCCCAAAACGGCGACGCTTGTGCACCGCATTACCCCTCAGCAGGTCAAGGATCGGCCAGGTCTGGAAGACGTATTGCCGCAGTTTGTGGAGTGGCTGGGGACAAGTTTCATGGTGGGACACCATGTGGGCCTGGACATGCGTTTTCTCAACCGAGCCTGTCGGAAGGTCCTTGGCGCCGAACTGAAGAATCCCGGTGTGGACACCATGCGGCTCGCCCAGGTCTACGAGGCCGAGCTGTGGGAATCCTACTATGATCGCTACACCCTCAATATATCATATAATCTCACGGATCTGACGGAGCGCTACGGCCTGCCCGCTTTTGGCAGTCATGACGCCCTGCAGGACGCCTTCCAGACCGCCTATCTCTTCCTCTTTCTTGTGCGTAAGCTCAAACAAGGCGGCATTCATACCCTTCACGACCTGTACCTCGCCGGACGCAGCTGGCGATGGTATCTGTGA
- a CDS encoding DUF294 nucleotidyltransferase-like domain-containing protein — protein sequence MTMHNGDRSDPGSQPAMVLSFFKRTLPFSGLEARSLETLASQARIDFLPAGTRFLTQGESEVEALHLVQKGGVRLYTRDETGRETLVDFRGEGGAVGGMALVQGGRARLSAETVEDTFFIKVPKAAFLAVVEKHPQVGRFYARAFAEEYTALAFEELKERSGTLPEPGALYLMGSRVGEIMHGPSVDIPMGASIQKAAQLMEENRVGSLLVVDPSGEHLGIVTDKDLRKTIAVGMAPEAPVEIIMSSPLSTVDERAVCFDALMAMMRQELHHLPVTRAGKVVGMITAHDIVVMQGKSPMALFREITAQRDVEGLYDLSHRTPQVIRALVQEGAKAGHITRMITVINDCLLGQVVKLLLKQLGPPPVEFCWLLMGSEGRREQTFKTDQDNAIILRDVEDPLIARAAGVYYEAFTERVIAHLVKAGFPPCPGGIMASNPKWRLSLAKWKQTFERWILKPDPEEVMHAAIFFDFRAGPGQAAFAEELKSYIMPLIQRQEVFQRHLAANCLQNKPPLSFFRGFIVEKDGQHKNQLDLKSRGIAPIADFARVIALRLGITETSTLGRLEAISDDGIVSRDLIAEVHEAYEFLMQLRLVHQLAQWERGEDPHNHVAPDSLTDLEKRTLKEAFQVIGRIQSFLKDLYKLNIA from the coding sequence ATGACCATGCATAACGGCGACAGAAGCGACCCCGGCTCCCAGCCGGCAATGGTGCTCTCCTTCTTCAAGCGTACCCTGCCGTTCAGCGGTCTGGAGGCGCGCAGCCTGGAAACGCTGGCCTCTCAGGCGCGCATCGACTTTCTGCCGGCCGGGACGCGGTTCCTCACTCAGGGCGAGAGCGAGGTGGAAGCACTGCATCTGGTGCAGAAGGGCGGCGTACGCTTGTACACCAGGGACGAGACCGGACGCGAGACGCTGGTGGACTTCCGCGGCGAAGGCGGCGCCGTGGGCGGCATGGCTCTGGTGCAGGGAGGGCGCGCCCGCCTGAGCGCGGAGACAGTGGAGGACACCTTCTTCATCAAGGTCCCCAAGGCCGCGTTCCTGGCCGTGGTGGAGAAGCATCCGCAGGTAGGACGCTTCTACGCCAGGGCCTTTGCAGAAGAGTATACCGCCCTGGCCTTCGAGGAGCTCAAAGAGCGTAGCGGCACCCTGCCGGAGCCGGGCGCGCTCTACCTCATGGGTTCCCGGGTAGGGGAGATCATGCACGGCCCCAGCGTGGACATCCCCATGGGCGCGTCCATCCAGAAGGCTGCGCAACTCATGGAGGAAAATCGCGTGGGTTCGCTCCTCGTGGTCGATCCCTCCGGTGAGCATCTGGGCATCGTCACGGACAAGGACCTGCGCAAGACGATCGCCGTGGGCATGGCCCCGGAAGCGCCGGTGGAGATCATCATGTCTTCACCGCTTTCCACTGTGGACGAACGCGCCGTCTGTTTTGATGCGCTCATGGCCATGATGCGCCAGGAGTTGCACCATCTGCCCGTCACCAGGGCGGGCAAGGTCGTGGGCATGATCACGGCGCACGACATCGTGGTCATGCAGGGCAAGTCGCCTATGGCGCTATTCAGGGAGATCACGGCCCAGCGGGATGTCGAGGGGCTCTACGATCTTTCTCACAGAACGCCGCAGGTCATCCGGGCGCTGGTGCAGGAGGGAGCCAAGGCGGGGCATATCACGCGGATGATCACGGTCATCAACGACTGTCTTCTGGGGCAGGTGGTCAAACTGCTGCTCAAACAGCTGGGTCCGCCGCCCGTGGAGTTCTGCTGGCTGCTCATGGGAAGCGAGGGCCGGCGGGAGCAGACGTTCAAGACAGACCAGGACAACGCGATCATCCTGCGCGACGTGGAAGATCCCCTCATTGCGCGTGCGGCTGGTGTCTACTACGAGGCGTTCACCGAACGGGTCATAGCCCACCTCGTGAAAGCAGGGTTCCCGCCCTGCCCGGGTGGGATCATGGCCAGCAACCCCAAATGGCGGCTCAGCCTGGCCAAATGGAAGCAAACCTTCGAGCGCTGGATACTCAAACCAGATCCGGAGGAGGTGATGCATGCGGCGATCTTTTTCGATTTCCGCGCCGGCCCGGGGCAGGCGGCCTTCGCCGAAGAGCTGAAGAGCTACATCATGCCGCTCATCCAGCGCCAGGAGGTGTTCCAGCGCCATCTGGCGGCCAACTGCCTGCAGAACAAGCCGCCCCTTTCGTTCTTCCGGGGCTTCATTGTGGAAAAGGACGGCCAGCACAAGAACCAGCTCGACCTGAAATCGCGCGGCATAGCACCCATCGCGGACTTCGCCCGCGTCATAGCGCTCAGGCTGGGCATCACGGAAACCAGTACTCTGGGACGGCTGGAAGCCATCAGCGATGACGGTATCGTGTCCAGGGATCTGATAGCCGAAGTCCACGAGGCGTACGAGTTCCTCATGCAACTCCGGCTCGTTCACCAGCTCGCACAGTGGGAACGCGGGGAAGATCCGCACAACCACGTGGCGCCGGACAGCCTCACCGACCTGGAAAAGCGAACTCTCAAGGAGGCTTTCCAGGTGATCGGGCGCATCCAGTCGTTTCTCAAGGACTTGTATAAACTGAACATTGCTTGA
- a CDS encoding sodium:solute symporter family protein — MSIQIWTYIMVGLTFGIYIYIAWRSRVKDTRGFYVAGGGVPPLANGLATAADWMSAASFISMAGLISFMGYQGCVYLMGWTGGYVLLALMLAPYLRKFGKFTVPDFVGDRYYSTAARIVALICAIFVSLTYVAGQMRGVGIVFSRFLGVDVNTGVIIGMFIVFFYAGLGGMKGITWTQVAQYITLIIAFLIPAVAISMKITGNPIPQLGFGDTIAQGQDAGQYLMETLNKISVDLGFAEYTSAFGAGQKSMLDVFALTLALMVGTAGLPHVIIRFYTVPNVRAARLSAGYALLFIAILYTTAPAVAGFARYNMIKTVNDVTYAEAPSWFKNWEETGLVAWMDKNGDGIIQYRAGDAFKGSPQFTGEKGSLGQLMVANAPTDSPNELYVDRDIMVLANPEMANLPAWVIALVAAGGLAAALSTASGLLLVVASSISHDLYYRVINRQASEKSRLLLGRIMIGVAVLIAGYFGINPPGFVAQVVALAFGLGASSFFPILVLGVFWKRANREGAIAGMISGIGFTMLYIIQTKFLGVDPWFFGISPEGIGAVGMVLNFVVTIVVSKLTAPPPAEIQELVESVRIPRGAGAAVDH; from the coding sequence ATGTCCATACAGATCTGGACCTACATCATGGTGGGTCTCACATTCGGGATCTACATATATATAGCTTGGCGCTCGCGGGTTAAAGACACCCGCGGATTCTACGTGGCCGGCGGCGGCGTTCCGCCCCTGGCCAACGGCCTGGCCACCGCGGCCGACTGGATGAGCGCGGCTTCGTTCATCTCCATGGCCGGCCTCATTTCGTTCATGGGCTACCAGGGCTGCGTGTATCTCATGGGCTGGACCGGCGGCTACGTGTTGCTGGCGCTCATGCTCGCCCCGTATCTGCGCAAGTTCGGCAAGTTCACAGTGCCGGACTTCGTTGGCGACCGCTACTACTCCACGGCGGCGCGCATCGTGGCGCTTATCTGCGCCATTTTCGTCTCGCTCACGTACGTGGCGGGCCAGATGCGCGGCGTGGGCATCGTCTTCAGCCGGTTTCTGGGCGTGGACGTCAACACGGGCGTCATCATCGGCATGTTCATCGTGTTCTTCTACGCCGGCCTCGGCGGCATGAAGGGCATCACCTGGACGCAGGTGGCGCAGTACATCACATTGATCATCGCCTTCCTCATCCCGGCCGTGGCCATCAGCATGAAGATCACCGGCAATCCCATACCGCAGCTTGGCTTTGGCGACACCATCGCCCAGGGGCAGGACGCCGGCCAGTACCTCATGGAGACTCTGAACAAAATAAGCGTGGATCTCGGGTTCGCGGAGTATACGTCGGCGTTCGGAGCGGGGCAGAAATCCATGCTCGACGTCTTCGCCCTGACGCTGGCGCTCATGGTCGGTACGGCCGGCCTGCCACACGTCATCATCCGTTTCTACACGGTGCCTAATGTCCGCGCCGCCCGGCTTTCGGCCGGATACGCGTTGCTGTTCATCGCGATTCTGTACACCACGGCTCCTGCGGTCGCCGGTTTTGCGCGGTACAACATGATAAAGACCGTGAACGACGTGACCTACGCCGAAGCTCCCTCGTGGTTCAAAAACTGGGAGGAAACGGGGCTGGTGGCCTGGATGGACAAGAACGGCGACGGCATCATCCAGTACCGCGCCGGCGATGCGTTCAAGGGCAGCCCGCAGTTCACGGGCGAGAAAGGATCATTGGGCCAGCTCATGGTCGCCAACGCGCCCACAGACTCGCCCAACGAATTGTACGTCGACAGAGACATAATGGTGCTCGCCAACCCGGAGATGGCCAACCTGCCGGCGTGGGTCATCGCGCTCGTCGCGGCCGGCGGCCTTGCCGCAGCGCTGTCCACGGCTTCCGGGCTGCTTCTGGTCGTCGCGTCCTCCATCTCGCACGATCTTTACTACAGGGTCATCAACAGGCAGGCGTCGGAGAAGTCGCGCCTTCTGCTCGGCCGCATCATGATCGGCGTGGCCGTCCTCATAGCCGGATACTTCGGCATCAATCCTCCGGGGTTTGTCGCCCAGGTCGTGGCGCTGGCATTCGGGCTCGGCGCATCCAGTTTCTTCCCCATCCTCGTCCTGGGGGTCTTCTGGAAGCGCGCCAACCGCGAAGGCGCCATCGCCGGCATGATCTCGGGTATCGGCTTCACCATGCTGTACATCATCCAGACCAAGTTCCTCGGCGTTGATCCGTGGTTCTTCGGCATCAGCCCCGAAGGAATCGGCGCCGTGGGCATGGTCCTCAACTTCGTCGTGACCATCGTGGTCTCCAAGCTGACGGCTCCGCCGCCGGCCGAGATCCAGGAACTCGTCGAATCCGTGCGCATTCCGCGCGGCGCCGGCGCGGCGGTTGACCATTGA
- a CDS encoding DUF4212 domain-containing protein has product MAKDLKVYWRRNVRYMIVLLSIWFLVSYVFGILLVEPLNAIRIGGFPLGFWFAQQGSIYVFVVLIFVYFLLMSRLDKEFDVNE; this is encoded by the coding sequence ATGGCGAAGGATCTTAAAGTCTATTGGCGGCGCAACGTGCGCTACATGATCGTGTTGCTCTCCATCTGGTTCCTGGTTTCCTATGTCTTCGGCATTCTGCTCGTAGAGCCGCTCAACGCCATCCGTATCGGGGGATTCCCGCTCGGTTTCTGGTTCGCCCAGCAGGGCTCCATCTACGTCTTCGTAGTGCTCATCTTCGTGTACTTCCTGCTGATGTCCAGGCTGGACAAGGAGTTCGACGTCAACGAGTAG
- a CDS encoding CvpA family protein: MNLLDIIFVVVLGYTAIRGLFRGLILEVASLGGVVLGVYLAITYHEELGEPLSRVITNPDWVVIASYLLIFVATILLVSFLAGLTRAIVKKTVAAWLDYLGGLVFGILKGGLVCAVVFWLFMSVLPDSEIARSSRAAPYIREYATWLEQFVPESVRSMIPKSSGGNGESGGDVHPQPNTAPNNRSGAPGYEPYGPTGPSDMGSRSI, translated from the coding sequence ATGAACTTGCTCGACATCATCTTCGTGGTGGTTCTGGGCTACACCGCCATCCGGGGCCTCTTCCGGGGTCTTATTCTCGAAGTCGCCTCCCTCGGCGGCGTGGTGCTTGGCGTCTATCTCGCCATCACCTACCACGAAGAACTCGGCGAGCCTCTCTCGCGGGTCATCACCAATCCGGACTGGGTGGTCATCGCCTCGTACCTGCTCATCTTCGTCGCAACCATCCTGCTCGTCTCGTTTCTCGCCGGGCTCACCCGCGCCATTGTCAAAAAGACCGTGGCCGCATGGCTGGATTACCTGGGCGGACTTGTCTTCGGCATTCTCAAGGGGGGGCTGGTCTGCGCCGTGGTTTTCTGGCTGTTCATGTCTGTGCTGCCGGACTCCGAGATCGCCAGAAGCTCACGCGCCGCGCCCTATATCCGCGAGTACGCAACCTGGCTCGAACAGTTCGTGCCCGAGTCCGTCAGATCCATGATTCCCAAGTCTTCCGGAGGTAACGGCGAGTCTGGCGGCGACGTGCACCCGCAACCGAACACAGCGCCGAACAACAGGTCCGGCGCGCCCGGCTACGAGCCCTACGGCCCCACCGGCCCCTCCGATATGGGTTCGCGCTCGATCTGA